One Methylocapsa sp. D3K7 DNA window includes the following coding sequences:
- a CDS encoding metallophosphoesterase, giving the protein MALDLDQTASRAATDFVPRAFDEGLILSMKLIIDPRGGDIEDDASSTKQRSLFSLAGSLLVEISLPKLVLAWILLIGVPGILLGMAPLLVSLWIGTVSWKASIVLTGIWPLVLLFALAGLAWFGGRPLMRLIESSFWSLNALGVQPGYIICREGFRHFAERFLPHGVSLARRGSVRAASAAVSGLAIAAAMFWVAMLAWPASRWVGNLADLALPHLLIPVVLTNAVVIVAAYFGGAALIWGVADATMAQPRDLESFDTPPQGGRSWRVAHLSDIHAVGERYGFRIESGRSGPRGNGRLRQALARLDEIHAKQPLDAILITGDLTDAGRSAEWAEFFDALAPHPQLAALVIGLPGNHDVNVVDRANPARLDLPGSPKKRLRQVRTVSALAAIQGDKVRVLDRVSGKLGDTLAQTLGPHLNEMAAFADTGSLLLSRRLADLWATIFPMVRPPGTDDGLGVIVLNSNAETHFSFTNALGLVSYAQAKAIDIAAKQYPRACWIVALHHHLVEYPMPAKALSERIGTALINGSWFVRHLQRLAGHAVVMHGHRHIDWIGACGGLLIVSAPSPVMQATDGCDTYFYVHTLAVVSDGKLRLLEPDRIDLPWQQFPDDFAAVENGREFVKDATRPISMGHLPGESSIE; this is encoded by the coding sequence GTGGCACTTGATCTCGATCAAACCGCTTCAAGAGCCGCGACGGATTTTGTGCCGCGGGCGTTCGATGAAGGGCTGATTCTGTCCATGAAGCTGATCATCGATCCGCGCGGCGGCGATATCGAAGACGATGCGTCAAGCACGAAGCAGCGGTCGCTGTTCTCCCTTGCCGGCAGTTTGCTGGTAGAGATTAGCCTTCCCAAGCTGGTCCTGGCTTGGATCCTCCTGATTGGGGTGCCGGGCATCCTGCTCGGCATGGCGCCGCTCCTCGTCTCGCTTTGGATTGGCACAGTTTCGTGGAAGGCTTCCATTGTCCTGACAGGGATCTGGCCGCTCGTGCTCCTCTTTGCGCTCGCCGGCTTGGCTTGGTTTGGCGGGCGTCCTCTCATGCGCTTGATCGAAAGTAGTTTTTGGTCGCTCAACGCCTTGGGAGTTCAGCCGGGCTATATCATCTGCCGCGAGGGATTTCGGCATTTCGCCGAACGGTTTCTCCCGCACGGCGTCAGTCTGGCGCGGCGGGGTTCGGTCCGCGCGGCCAGCGCTGCGGTGTCGGGATTGGCGATCGCCGCGGCCATGTTTTGGGTCGCAATGCTCGCATGGCCCGCTTCGCGATGGGTTGGCAATCTTGCCGATCTCGCGTTACCGCACTTGCTCATCCCGGTCGTGCTAACGAACGCCGTCGTTATTGTCGCGGCGTATTTTGGTGGAGCGGCATTGATATGGGGTGTTGCCGACGCGACGATGGCCCAGCCCCGCGATCTGGAGTCCTTTGATACGCCCCCGCAGGGCGGCCGGTCTTGGCGCGTGGCCCACTTGTCCGATATCCACGCCGTCGGCGAGCGGTATGGCTTCCGGATCGAGAGCGGAAGGTCTGGTCCACGCGGCAACGGCAGGCTCCGGCAAGCCCTCGCACGATTGGATGAGATCCACGCAAAGCAGCCGCTCGACGCAATTCTAATTACCGGAGATTTGACCGACGCCGGCCGTTCGGCGGAATGGGCGGAGTTTTTCGACGCCTTGGCGCCCCATCCGCAGCTCGCGGCGCTCGTAATCGGGCTCCCCGGCAACCACGACGTCAATGTGGTGGACCGGGCTAACCCAGCCCGCCTCGACCTGCCAGGAAGCCCCAAGAAGCGGTTGCGTCAAGTCCGGACCGTCTCCGCACTCGCGGCGATCCAGGGCGACAAGGTCCGGGTGCTCGACCGAGTCTCCGGCAAGCTCGGGGATACGCTCGCACAAACCCTGGGGCCGCATCTTAACGAAATGGCCGCCTTCGCGGATACGGGATCCTTGCTGCTTTCGAGGCGCTTAGCGGATCTGTGGGCGACAATCTTTCCCATGGTGCGGCCGCCCGGCACCGACGATGGGCTCGGGGTGATCGTGCTGAATTCGAACGCCGAGACGCATTTCTCTTTCACGAATGCGCTCGGGCTGGTCTCATATGCGCAAGCCAAGGCCATCGACATTGCCGCCAAACAATACCCACGCGCGTGCTGGATCGTGGCGCTTCACCACCACCTCGTCGAATATCCCATGCCGGCGAAGGCGCTGTCCGAGCGCATCGGCACTGCCCTGATCAATGGAAGCTGGTTTGTGCGGCATCTGCAACGCCTGGCCGGCCACGCGGTGGTCATGCACGGCCACCGGCATATCGACTGGATCGGCGCGTGCGGCGGTCTGCTGATCGTCTCCGCGCCATCCCCTGTGATGCAAGCGACCGACGGCTGCGACACTTATTTCTATGTCCACACCCTAGCGGTGGTGAGCGACGGCAAGCTCCGGCTGCTCGAACCGGACCGGATCGACCTGCCATGGCAGCAATTCCCCGACGATTTCGCGGCGGTTGAAAACGGGCGCGAATTCGTGAAAGACGCGACGCGCCCAATAAGCATGGGACACTTACCTGGCGAATCGAGCATCGAATAG
- a CDS encoding Na+/H+ antiporter subunit E: MSAPRDDAAPRLIRVAAVRAALFLGFWLMVSGRNLADLPVGLAAVASATWTSLRLLPAGRSRPRITAVAALAIRFLRQSVVSGTEVAWRALNPRLQLRPGFVAYPLRLPPGGARCAFCALSSLLPGTLPTGTGEDGALLVHCLDVDQPVAANLAMEESLFIRALRHE, from the coding sequence TTGAGCGCCCCTAGGGATGATGCCGCGCCGCGCCTCATCCGGGTCGCGGCGGTACGAGCCGCACTATTCCTTGGCTTCTGGCTTATGGTCTCTGGCCGCAACCTCGCCGATCTTCCGGTGGGGCTGGCGGCCGTTGCGTCTGCCACCTGGACCAGCCTGCGCCTCCTGCCGGCGGGGCGATCGCGGCCACGCATCACGGCCGTCGCGGCGCTCGCGATTCGCTTCCTACGTCAGTCCGTGGTGTCGGGAACGGAAGTTGCGTGGCGCGCGCTCAACCCGAGACTTCAACTGCGGCCAGGCTTCGTCGCCTATCCTTTGCGCTTGCCGCCGGGCGGAGCGCGGTGCGCGTTCTGCGCTCTGTCCAGTCTGCTGCCCGGAACGCTGCCAACCGGGACCGGCGAAGATGGGGCGCTTCTCGTCCACTGCCTCGATGTCGACCAGCCAGTTGCCGCCAACCTGGCTATGGAAGAGAGTTTGTTCATCCGGGCACTCCGCCATGAGTGA